The genomic segment CTTCAATCGGACGACAGTCAGGATTTCGTCGAGGCCTTCGAGGATGCTGGCCGCTACGCCGGGCCATTGCTGGTCGAGTCGACGCGCGAGATTGCGGATCAATTTTTCGGCCTTGTCGGCGTCATCGAGCTCCCAGGCCTGGCGCAGCACCCGACGGGTGGCCGCATGATGCTCTTTCGGCAGGCGTTCCATGATGTTGCGCGCCTTGTGGATCTGGCAGCGCTGGATCGCAGCGGCCGAACCGAAGGTGCGGCGGATCGCCTTCGACAACGCCTTCGCGCCGTCGGCGATGAACAGTCTTGGCACCGTCGGGTCGAGCCCGCGCGAGACCAGGTTGTCCAGCAGGGCCTGAACCGTTGCGGCATTCTCGGTCGCCCCTTCCACCAGTGCCAGCGGATGCTTGTTGCCTTCGCCGTCAACCCCGATCGCGGCGACCAGCACGAGATCGTCGCCGAGATGCAGCCCGTCGATTTGGACCACCAGAAGGTCGAGCGCGGACAGATCGGCAGCCATGAAGTCGGCCAGCCGCGCCGCCGACAGCGCTACGAACCTCCGCGAGGCCGCCGACTTCGAAACCCCCGATCCGGGCGGTGCCGGCACGTCACCCTCGGGCAGCCGGACGGCGCGGCCGAACCGGCGCGTCGACATATTGATCAGCATCAGGTTCATCGCCCAGCGACCGAGCCAGTCCTCCTGCGTCGCCGTTTCCCAGCTCGGGATCGTGACCTCGCGGCCGTCCACGCCCCGGACCCGCGGGCGCTCGACCTCGATCTTGCCGCCGTGGAAACCGATCCGTCCCCGCGTTCGGCCCCAACGGTGCGCCCGCCGCTCCGCATCGCGACCGTGGCGCGGCCCGCAGGCCGCCGTCACATCCGCCTCCATCATCGTGCCGAGCGCCTCGATCCCCGCCGCAAGGCAGAACCGATCGAAGCTCGCCCGCACTTCCGCAAACGCTTCGTCCACAGCCCCAGTCGCCGGCGAACCAGCCGGTGTGATATCTCTCGTCATGGCGTTGCTCTCCTTTGTGGAATCAGCACCCCGAGCCTACCGGCTCAAGGTGGGCAACGCCGACCTCTTCAGAAATTCAACAGAACCCGGGACATCCCCGAGTTTTCGCTTTCCTTCGATGAGTTTCGCACGACCCACCCTTGCCGCCTCATCTGGCGACAGGGCGACTTTATCGGAGTGGCGTTCCAAAACACGTTATCCAACATCGTGCAGCCAGATAGCAGGCCCCCTTTGCGCTAGTATCGCCCTATTGGTGAGGTCGCCTTCTGGTGGGTGATTTCGCCGCTCTATTTCGGGCAGCGCTAGATCCCCGCCGACTCGATATCAAGCAGTCGTAGTTGTTACACAGGCTATGTCACCTTCGCCTTAGCGCTTGCTCCACCAGCCTGCGGATGGCCGGCGAGCGCGACGGCTTGTCGTCTTGTTTCGACGCCCAATCTTCCACGGCGTCTAATACATCCTACGGAAGTCTTATCGTAACGGCAGGGTCACGCCCCGTGGCTGGGCGGCCTCGTCTTTTTTGGTGTACCGTAATTGACTTACCATATTTACGGTGTAGCAAAAAAGCAGGCCGGTTGCAAAGCTGTAACTTTGCAGCCAACCCTAACCAAACGGGAAACGATCCGACGCATGGCTGGATGAAACGCGTCGCCAATGGGCTGGCGGGCGATTTGTTGGAGCTACCCCAGGTTCGGCTCGCAACGCTCGAATTGGCAAAATACAAAGCGGAAGCGGCGGAGCAATTCCCACAACGCTGGCCATGTTGCGATCGCTCCCCAGCAGAGCAACGCCAGCGCTCAGAAACCCCGGCATCGAAAGGTGGCGGGGCGTTTTCTATTTCGCTGGTAGGGCCCGTCTCGGGCTGACTTGCTCTGTTCCCCGACCAGCGTTAACCATAGCCATGGTTTGGCTTAGGGAAGTACGGTGAGCAAGGCGCGCGAGTTTGTCGATTTCTGGGTCGAGATTAGCATTCACCCTGTCGAGCTGCAGGCGGAGATCGGGCAAAGTCCCAGACTACATTGGATACCAGCTAAAGGCCGCGAACCGCGCTGAAAGCGAAAGGAGGAAGTCGATCTAGGCCGACCGAGACCTCACTTGTCCAACCTGTGAACATCACCGGGCTCCAGGTTGAATTCTTCGAACATCCGCTGCTGCGCAGCTGTCAATGCGACATTCAACACTTCCGCGGTCCACCCCTCCGGCACGGCGGCGAGGACCAGTCTTATCGCTTGGCTCGGTTTGGCGAGCGCGATCCAAATCTGCGTTGTTGTGTCGTCCGCCGTCAATTTAACAACGGTGAAGGTGTTACCGAACGATTCGGCCATTTCGTTCAATGCGGCAACTAGCACCCGGGTTTCTAACGGAGGAGCCTAGACCGGTTGGCGCCCGCCAGCAGCAATTTTCCGATTCGCCAGCCCCGCTTTCTCAACGGGGCGGGCTGGCTACAAGGTGGTTATAAAATTTGTAGCCAGCCATTCAAACCATTGGCTAAGTCTTTGATTTTGTGGGTGAGCGCGTTGGGGCTCGAACCCAGGACCCGGTGATTAAAAGTCAAGTACTCAGGTCGTCCGTGCGCGCGTCAGCTTGACCGGCAGACTGCCCGATCAACAAAATAGATCCGCGCGCGGCCGTTTTGAAGGAAGGCAGCAGGGCGCAAGCATCGCTCACGGGCGGACAACTACGGTTGAGATATTGCTGGGAGGACCGTTACAAACACCGTAGTTGAATCAACGAGGTTGCATAGGACATCCCTTTTCCCGACGGGCCAAGGCTTTCATCGCATCGTTGCTGCCGAGGTCCTGATGAGCTTGCGGTAGCTGAGGGCGACTGAGCGGTCTGTGACGCCAAACGTATCCATTCGCCACTGATAAGGCTTCATTGCAAATGGAGTCGGTTGGCCAACTGATAAGGTAATTCTCAAAAGCTTATCAGTACTGCACTGCGCCGGCCCAAGCGGAAAGTGAACGAACACGCGTCCCGACTGACCTGGCGGATCACCGCTCCTCCAAACGAGGATTATCAGTCGGCGCGCGATCGCTTTCTGCGTCCGGCGTCAGCACGCCTGCCGAACTGCACCACCTGATTGCGGCAAGGATACCCGCGTGGCGCAAGGTGATCGAGGAGCGCCACGTCAAGGTCGAGTAGGGAAGGTGCCCTGGTCGAGGTCGAGAATCAATTAACCTGACGGGCAAGGCCATTCCAGAACGGTTTTGCGCAGAGCAGCCCTGTCGATCTTGTTACACCGGGGACGGCAGCATGCCGATTGACAACAATCTTCTGGAGCGCGACATCAGGGTTTTTGCAACTGGCAGGAAGAGTTGGTTGTTCAGCGACACCGTGGGCGGAGCCAAGGCCAGTGCCGTCGTCTACAGCCTGATGCTGACCTGCCGCGCCTCACGTGTCGAGCCGTTAGCGTGGTTGCGCCACGTCCTCACTGAATTGCCTCAGCGCGCCGGCGACGCCGATATTACCGATCTGCTGCCCTTCAACTTCCACAAAGCCGCCACTGCCTGAACGGCCGGCATTGCCCGATACTGCGGTAATCCATCAAAACCGCCGGCGTCAACGTGCGGGGAAAATCGCGCTTACCCCTCAGGAGCAACATCACCGCCTTTCCAATAGCCGCCACCTGGCGATAGCTTCTTCGTCAGCTTGCCGACAGGTCAGTGCTTCAGAAATTACAATCTATCGTAGTGGATTGAGTCTACTCAGTCTTGGCAAGGGAGTATGGGATGGATCCTTTTGAGGCAGGACATATTCAGCGCCGCGATGGGATCTCTTCGAACGAACAAGAGGGGCAGGAAAACGAGGCCGGGGCGCAGTGGGGCGGAGTGCTGACAGGCTATGACGTGGCAGATTCAGCTCATGTGGAGGACGATCAAGACCAGACGGTTGAAAATTGGGCTGCCGAACGGGACGTGGGCCCGCTCGAGGATCGAGAAGAAGCCCTAACGCGATTAAATCTTTCTGAGTCTAATCAACATCTCGATCTCGAATCGTTGTCCCTGACCAGTTTGCCCAGATTTTCGACCGACCTCAGGCGGATCGACGTTCCCTTCAACCGGCTAACCAGACTGCCCCATACCCTGCCCGCCACCCTCGACGCGCTCAACGTCGGTCACAACCAGCTGACCAACTTGCCCACCCTTCCGGCCGTGCTCCGTTATCTCGACGCGAGCAACAACCGGCTAGCGAACCTGCCTGACGCCCATCCTCCCGCGCTTCAGTTTCTCGATGTCAGCCACAATCAGTTGCCGAATCTGCCGGAGGCCCTCCCAGCTGAGCTTGAGTATCTCGACGTCAGCCACAATCAGTTGCCGAATCTGCCGGTGGCCCTCCCAGCTGAGCTTCGGTTTCTCGACGTCAGCCACAATCAATTGACGAGTCTGCCGGAGGCCCTCCCGGCTGAGCTTCGGCTTCTCGACGTCAGCCACAATCAATTAACGGGTCTGCCTGAGAACCTCCCTGCTACGCTAAGTACTCTCGCAGTTAACCGCAACGAGCTAACCAGGTTACCCGAGGCGCTCCCGCCCGGGCTCGAGCGCCTCTTTGCTAACCATAACCAGCTAACCAGGTTACCCGAGGACCTGCTGACGCAGTTGGGCGCAAGTGCCGACGTAGATCTGTCTGGAAATCCGCTGCCGCAGCAGGTGCTGAGGAATCTGCATGCAGCCCGAAGCGCCGAGGACTATATCGACCCAAACGTTGCGCTTCCGGGCGACAACGTGAGTGAACTATCCTCGACAGACGATGAACAGAACGCGCCCCTCACTCTCACTGAAGCAGTGGCATACTGGCTCAGGGATAATCCAAAGGAGGGCGATCGGGAGGTGCTGGCGGCCTGGCGGACCTCTGCAGAAGAGCCGGGCGCTCAAGAGTACGCCCTTTTCCTCGGCAAGCTGTTCGACTCCGTCAACTCAAACAATCAGGAATTCCAGGAGTCGGTGGCGAATGATCTACGACAGGCGGCGAAGAACCCGCAATTGCGTGCGCAGTACTTTCAACTGGCCGCCGACGCCAACCAATCCTGCGAGGATCGCAGAACGTTGACTTGGAACGGTATGCAAACAGCACGTCTCATCGCAGACGTGGAGAACGGCGTCTATGACGAGAGGGCGCGGCTTCCCGATCTCATCGATCTGGGGCGCGTCATGTTCCGCTTGGACGCTCTGGAAGGGATTGCGCGCGAGAAGGCTCAGTCACTCGGCTCCGTCGACAACGCCGAAAACATCGATGCCATCGAGCTCTATCTTGCTTATCAGAACAAGCTACGCGAGCGGCTGGGACTGCAACACGTCGCACCGAATATGCGCTTCTTTGAAGCTTCCGGCGTCACCGACGCTGACATTGACAGTGCAGAGATAACCGTGCGGAGTAAGGAAGCGGCGGAATTTGCTGACTATTTGGCGACGGACTGGCAACCTTGGGACGATGTGGTTTCTCGCATCGCCCCTGACGACCATGCTGCGATGCAGGACCAGCTCATTGATGCAATGGGCGAAGAGTTCGACGGCAGACTGGAGCAACAGCTCGCCGACAGAGGCTTGAGTGGAACTGAATCTGATCTCGTCGAGGATGCCAAGCGAGAATTAGGGGCCAAGGTCCGTAAGGAAATTGCCCGCGAGATAAAGGGCGCTCTGAGGGATAGGGTGCTCAATGATCACGGCCTCCGGCTGTGAAGCAGCCTTTGACCGCAGGAGGCTGTTAATTCGCATGAGACGTAGCGCTGTACATCGGACTGCGGAGCGCCGACCTAAAAGCCGGCGCATTGCTCAGGTGAGCGGCTAAAATTCGTGCAAGTAGCGTGAGAGTGGGACTCTCTTCCCCGATGCCACAACTGCGCGAAAACCGCCGGAAAACAAGGATTCCAAAAAGGCCGGGGTCAATTTCGTGACCACCGCCGTTTACCACCGATAGGCGCGCAACGCGCGGTAAGCATCAGAACAGCCAGGCAGCCATGGTAAAACCGTTCCCGTCGAAGACCCACATCGGCAATCATATGCTGCATCCGGAAACCCTGATGCTGACCTATGGCTATGATCCGCAATTGTCGGAGGGCGCCATCAAGCCGCCGGTGTTCCTGACCTCCACCTTCGTGTTCAAGACAGCCGAGGACGGGCAGGACTTCTTCGACTACATCGCCGGCCGGCGCGAGCCGCCGGAAGGCATGGGCGCGGGCCTGGTCTATTCGCGCTTCAATCATCCCAACAGCGAGATCGTCGAGGACAGGCTCGCGATCTACGAGCGCACGGAGAGTTGCGCGCTGTTCTCATCCGGCATGGCGGCCATCGCAACCACGATCCTGGCCTTCGTTCGCCCCGGCGATGTCATCCTGCACTCGCAGCCGCTCTATGGCGGGACGGAGACCCTGCTGACGAACACGCTCGCGCGTCTGTCGATCGGCGCCGTCGGCTTTGCCGACGGCATCGACGAGATGGCAGTCGAGCACGCCTCGCAGGAGGCGATGCGCAAGGGGCGGGTTTCGATGATCCTGATCGAGACGCCCGCCAATCCGACCAACGGCCTCGTCGACATCGCAATGATTCGCCGCATCGCCGATGCCATCGGCAAGGCGCAGGGACACACGCCGATCATCGCCTGCGACAACACGCTGCTCGGGCCGGTGTTTCAGCGACCGATCAAGCATGGCGCGGATGTTTCGCTGTATTCGCTGACGAAATATGTCGGCGGCCATTCCGACCTGATCGCGGGCGCCGCGCTCGGATCGAAAGCGATCATGAAGGGCATCAAGGCGCTGCGCGGCGCCATCGGCACCCAGCTCGATCCACATTCGTGCTGGATGATCAACCGCTCGCTCGAGACGCTCAGCCTGCGCATGGAGAAGGCCGATGCGAATGCGCGGCTCGTGGCGGACTTCCTGCGCGACCACCCGAAGGTCACCAAGATCCATTACCTAGGTCATCACGAGCAGGGCTCGGCCTCGGGGCGCGTGTTCGCGCGGCAGTGCCTGGGCGCGGGCTCGACCTTCTCGTTCGACATCGTCGGCGGCAAGGAGGCGGCAGTGAAATTCCTCAACGCGCTGCAAATCCTCAAGCTGGCGGTGAGCCTCGGCGGCACCGAGTCGCTCGCGAGCCTGCCGGCGACCATGACCCATTCCGGCGCTCCCGCCGACATCCGCCAGAAAATCGGCGTGCTCGATTCCACCATCCGGCTGTCGATCGGCATCGAGAACCCGTCGGACCTGATCGCGGACCTCGCGCAGGCGCTGAACGCGGCTTGAGCGAGGGAATCAAAGCGGATTGGACGCGCGGCACGTCGACATGATCGCCGCGGCGGCCTCATTGCTCTGCGCGCCCGAGAGCTGCCGCACGAGGCAGATGTAATAGCCCTTGCTGGATGCGTTCAGCAGGGAATCGCCGGCAGGCCGTCAATGTCACTCGATTTCGAGCCATTCGAAGACGGCGCGACCGGTGGGCCAACGAACGAAACCAGGTATTGTCGCCCGATTCCATGCCCGAGCGCGATCACCGTGCTCCTGCTTTGTATCCTGTTGAAGCAGTTCAGCCTCGGCTCACGCCGCGGGTTCCAAGGCTTGCCAGTTCTTGGTTGGCCAAGCCGTTGATGATGCGAGCGCCGTCGGGATGAGGAGTCAAGTCTCGGCGCC from the Bradyrhizobium sp. WBAH42 genome contains:
- a CDS encoding NEL-type E3 ubiquitin ligase domain-containing protein; amino-acid sequence: MDPFEAGHIQRRDGISSNEQEGQENEAGAQWGGVLTGYDVADSAHVEDDQDQTVENWAAERDVGPLEDREEALTRLNLSESNQHLDLESLSLTSLPRFSTDLRRIDVPFNRLTRLPHTLPATLDALNVGHNQLTNLPTLPAVLRYLDASNNRLANLPDAHPPALQFLDVSHNQLPNLPEALPAELEYLDVSHNQLPNLPVALPAELRFLDVSHNQLTSLPEALPAELRLLDVSHNQLTGLPENLPATLSTLAVNRNELTRLPEALPPGLERLFANHNQLTRLPEDLLTQLGASADVDLSGNPLPQQVLRNLHAARSAEDYIDPNVALPGDNVSELSSTDDEQNAPLTLTEAVAYWLRDNPKEGDREVLAAWRTSAEEPGAQEYALFLGKLFDSVNSNNQEFQESVANDLRQAAKNPQLRAQYFQLAADANQSCEDRRTLTWNGMQTARLIADVENGVYDERARLPDLIDLGRVMFRLDALEGIAREKAQSLGSVDNAENIDAIELYLAYQNKLRERLGLQHVAPNMRFFEASGVTDADIDSAEITVRSKEAAEFADYLATDWQPWDDVVSRIAPDDHAAMQDQLIDAMGEEFDGRLEQQLADRGLSGTESDLVEDAKRELGAKVRKEIAREIKGALRDRVLNDHGLRL
- a CDS encoding IS256 family transposase — translated: MTRDITPAGSPATGAVDEAFAEVRASFDRFCLAAGIEALGTMMEADVTAACGPRHGRDAERRAHRWGRTRGRIGFHGGKIEVERPRVRGVDGREVTIPSWETATQEDWLGRWAMNLMLINMSTRRFGRAVRLPEGDVPAPPGSGVSKSAASRRFVALSAARLADFMAADLSALDLLVVQIDGLHLGDDLVLVAAIGVDGEGNKHPLALVEGATENAATVQALLDNLVSRGLDPTVPRLFIADGAKALSKAIRRTFGSAAAIQRCQIHKARNIMERLPKEHHAATRRVLRQAWELDDADKAEKLIRNLARRLDQQWPGVAASILEGLDEILTVVRLKLPKELRRSLACTNIAENMMGTIRRVTRNVKRWRDAGMALRWVAAGMIEANKGFRRLKAHKQLSVLRAALQAHHNRMTIKPVAHITSVA
- a CDS encoding cystathionine gamma-synthase family protein, translated to MVKPFPSKTHIGNHMLHPETLMLTYGYDPQLSEGAIKPPVFLTSTFVFKTAEDGQDFFDYIAGRREPPEGMGAGLVYSRFNHPNSEIVEDRLAIYERTESCALFSSGMAAIATTILAFVRPGDVILHSQPLYGGTETLLTNTLARLSIGAVGFADGIDEMAVEHASQEAMRKGRVSMILIETPANPTNGLVDIAMIRRIADAIGKAQGHTPIIACDNTLLGPVFQRPIKHGADVSLYSLTKYVGGHSDLIAGAALGSKAIMKGIKALRGAIGTQLDPHSCWMINRSLETLSLRMEKADANARLVADFLRDHPKVTKIHYLGHHEQGSASGRVFARQCLGAGSTFSFDIVGGKEAAVKFLNALQILKLAVSLGGTESLASLPATMTHSGAPADIRQKIGVLDSTIRLSIGIENPSDLIADLAQALNAA